One Desulfovibrio sp. UCD-KL4C genomic region harbors:
- a CDS encoding peptide chain release factor 3: protein MQENVDKIIKKEVERRRTFGIISHPDAGKTTLTEKLLLYGGAIQMAGTVKSRKANRHATSDWMAMEQERGISVTTSVMKFNYLDHEINLLDTPGHQDFSEDTYRVLTAVDSALMVIDCAKGVENQTKKLMEVCRMRDTPIITFINKMDREGIDPFELLADIEETLHIECAPLSWPIGMGSDFKGTYNIHKGELHLFSATHGGSIQKGEIIKDLSSSRLDELLGSQANQLREELELLEGAGYPFDEERYLAGKQTPVFFGSAINNFGVQEMLNSFIQLAPCPSPRATTTRDVSPLENEFSAFAFKIQANMDPAHRDRIAFMRICSGKFTRGMKVRHQRLGKEFQIANATIFMAQDRTGVEEAWPGDIIGVHNHGTIKIGDTFTSSKEELKFTGIPNFAPEHFRRVLLKDPLKSKQLNKGLHQLAEEGAVQLFKPLGNNDNILGAVGLLQFEVIMSRLKDEYSVDALYEPVEFHTARWLTSENNKELDGIKKRYPRFVALDGDENLTFLAPSQWRLQQAEEEWPKIAFQKTREHQ from the coding sequence ATGCAGGAAAACGTAGATAAAATTATTAAAAAAGAAGTTGAGCGCAGACGCACTTTCGGCATCATCAGCCATCCTGACGCAGGTAAAACAACTTTAACGGAAAAACTGCTCCTTTATGGTGGAGCCATTCAGATGGCCGGAACAGTAAAATCCCGCAAGGCAAACCGCCATGCCACTTCCGACTGGATGGCTATGGAACAGGAACGCGGTATTTCTGTAACAACTTCTGTTATGAAATTTAACTACTTAGATCATGAAATAAACCTGCTTGATACTCCTGGGCATCAGGATTTTTCCGAAGACACTTACCGTGTTTTAACTGCTGTAGACTCCGCACTCATGGTTATCGACTGCGCAAAAGGAGTTGAAAATCAAACTAAAAAACTGATGGAAGTATGTCGCATGCGCGATACTCCAATCATTACCTTCATCAATAAGATGGACCGTGAAGGAATTGATCCTTTTGAACTGCTAGCAGATATTGAAGAGACTTTACACATTGAGTGTGCTCCACTGAGTTGGCCAATTGGAATGGGCTCAGATTTTAAGGGAACATACAATATACACAAAGGCGAACTACACCTTTTTTCTGCAACTCACGGTGGGTCTATCCAGAAAGGGGAGATCATTAAAGATCTTAGCAGCTCACGCCTTGATGAACTGCTTGGATCGCAGGCAAACCAGCTGCGCGAAGAGCTTGAATTGCTTGAAGGGGCTGGCTATCCGTTTGACGAAGAACGTTACCTTGCAGGCAAGCAAACTCCTGTGTTTTTCGGTAGCGCCATCAACAATTTCGGTGTTCAAGAAATGCTGAATTCTTTTATTCAGCTTGCTCCATGCCCCTCTCCAAGGGCAACCACGACCCGTGATGTTTCACCTCTCGAAAATGAATTTTCCGCTTTTGCCTTTAAAATTCAGGCAAACATGGACCCTGCACATCGAGACAGAATTGCATTCATGCGCATCTGCTCCGGTAAATTTACAAGAGGAATGAAAGTCCGCCACCAGCGCCTCGGCAAAGAATTTCAGATTGCCAATGCAACTATTTTTATGGCTCAAGACCGCACAGGAGTTGAAGAAGCCTGGCCCGGAGACATCATAGGTGTTCACAACCATGGTACCATTAAAATTGGTGACACCTTCACTTCTTCGAAGGAAGAATTAAAATTCACAGGAATACCTAACTTTGCACCGGAACATTTTCGCAGAGTTCTTCTTAAAGATCCGCTTAAAAGCAAACAGCTTAACAAAGGTTTACATCAACTTGCAGAAGAAGGGGCTGTTCAGCTCTTTAAACCTCTCGGCAATAATGACAACATTCTCGGAGCTGTAGGTTTACTCCAGTTTGAAGTAATCATGTCCCGTCTGAAAGATGAATACAGCGTTGATGCTCTTTATGAGCCTGTAGAATTTCACACAGCAAGATGGTTAACGAGTGAGAATAATAAAGAACTTGATGGGATCAAAAAACGTTATCCACGGTTTGTTGCCCTTGACGGAGACGAAAATCTTACATTTCTTGCGCCAAGCCAGTGGAGATTGCAACAAGCTGAAGAAGAATGGCCGAAAATTGCTTTCCAGAAAACCAGAGAGCATCAATAG
- a CDS encoding S24 family peptidase, protein MSKWFDETLERIKKATGTRTQVQLAEILDIRQSSISDAKRRSSIPAEWYIKLYKTHGLNPEWLSDGVEPVYMKPGKGKISADNILSETTAQYGQVPSRGRVVPVSSMAGEDSDVESWKPQQVGELNIPETFYRPSMVVLKVEGSSMEPAIRRNAFAGVDETQKRLMAGDIYAVHVPHQGVVIRRVFFDPENSRFILRPEDPQHPELYIAVQDQSKLVVGRVVWVMQEV, encoded by the coding sequence ATGTCTAAATGGTTCGATGAAACATTGGAAAGAATTAAAAAAGCAACTGGAACCAGAACGCAGGTTCAGCTGGCTGAGATTTTAGATATTAGACAATCAAGTATTTCTGACGCTAAAAGGCGCAGCTCTATCCCTGCGGAATGGTATATTAAATTATATAAAACTCATGGATTAAATCCAGAGTGGCTTTCCGATGGCGTTGAGCCGGTATATATGAAGCCCGGTAAAGGCAAAATTTCTGCGGATAATATCCTGAGTGAAACTACAGCCCAGTATGGGCAGGTTCCGTCAAGAGGAAGGGTTGTTCCTGTTTCGTCAATGGCCGGAGAAGATTCCGATGTAGAAAGTTGGAAACCGCAGCAGGTCGGTGAACTGAATATTCCCGAGACTTTTTACAGGCCTTCGATGGTTGTTCTTAAGGTCGAAGGATCTTCAATGGAACCGGCAATCAGAAGAAATGCTTTTGCCGGAGTTGATGAAACTCAGAAACGGCTTATGGCAGGCGATATTTATGCTGTGCATGTTCCTCATCAGGGGGTTGTCATTCGCAGAGTATTTTTTGATCCTGAAAATTCACGCTTTATTTTACGGCCGGAAGATCCACAGCATCCTGAATTATACATTGCTGTTCAAGACCAGAGTAAGCTTGTTGTCGGACGTGTTGTCTGGGTGATGCAGGAAGTTTAG
- a CDS encoding 3'-5' exonuclease, with the protein MQLPERYKKKFTKEEINELPLRQYEGPIKLIDCEENIPEAIAEMSKSDLLGFDTETRPVFRKGVSYPPSLIQLATADCVYLLHLNHISISSEIKKMLSSANIVKTGVAVINDVKELKQVSHFEARGFVDLGDLARSLEMQTNGLRNLAANLLGFRISKGVQCSNWGRNDLSPQQIIYAATDAWVSREIYLKFQEMGAL; encoded by the coding sequence ATGCAACTACCTGAAAGATATAAGAAAAAATTTACTAAAGAAGAAATTAATGAACTTCCCTTGCGACAGTATGAAGGCCCAATTAAGCTTATTGACTGCGAAGAGAATATCCCTGAAGCAATTGCTGAAATGAGCAAATCAGACCTACTTGGATTTGACACTGAAACCAGGCCTGTTTTCCGAAAAGGAGTTTCATACCCCCCTTCGCTTATTCAGCTTGCAACAGCAGACTGTGTTTACCTTTTGCATCTTAATCATATTTCTATTTCATCAGAAATTAAAAAGATGCTATCTTCTGCCAACATTGTTAAAACCGGAGTTGCGGTTATAAATGATGTGAAGGAGCTGAAACAGGTCTCTCACTTTGAAGCAAGGGGATTCGTAGATCTAGGAGATCTTGCAAGATCTCTTGAGATGCAAACCAACGGACTTCGTAACCTCGCTGCAAATCTACTGGGATTCCGCATTTCCAAGGGAGTACAATGCTCCAACTGGGGACGCAACGATCTATCTCCGCAACAAATTATATACGCAGCAACCGATGCATGGGTAAGTAGAGAAATATATTTAAAATTCCAGGAAATGGGTGCTCTTTAG
- the panB gene encoding 3-methyl-2-oxobutanoate hydroxymethyltransferase, giving the protein MKKITAPVIKDLKGQRKITTITAYDYSSGQIADSAEVDMILVGDSLGMVILGYEDTLSVTMEDMLHHTAAVSRGVSRALIIGDMPFMSYQPSVTMAVENAGKFLSKTSARAVKLEGGFPFLKHVEAIVNSGVPVQGHIGLTPQHVARFGGFKGQGKNARSAAALVDEAIALEAAGCFSIVLEAIPSEVAREITERISIPTIGIGAGPDTDGQVLVYHDILGLFDKFTPKFVKKFAALRGESISAVSSYCEEVLSGTFPGRDYFTSMDAEELKIFTTLLMEKDNS; this is encoded by the coding sequence ATGAAGAAGATTACAGCCCCTGTGATCAAGGACCTGAAAGGACAGAGAAAAATTACAACAATAACAGCTTATGACTACTCTTCTGGGCAAATTGCCGATTCCGCGGAAGTGGATATGATTCTTGTCGGTGATTCATTAGGGATGGTTATTTTAGGATATGAAGATACTCTATCTGTGACCATGGAAGATATGCTTCACCATACCGCGGCGGTTTCACGCGGAGTTTCACGGGCTCTTATCATCGGGGATATGCCTTTTATGTCTTATCAGCCGTCTGTTACTATGGCTGTTGAGAACGCAGGAAAATTTTTAAGCAAAACCAGTGCACGTGCAGTTAAGCTTGAAGGCGGATTTCCATTTCTTAAACACGTAGAGGCAATTGTAAATTCCGGCGTACCTGTGCAGGGACATATTGGTTTGACTCCTCAGCATGTTGCCAGATTTGGCGGATTTAAGGGGCAAGGTAAAAATGCACGGTCTGCGGCGGCTCTTGTTGATGAAGCTATTGCTCTTGAAGCTGCCGGATGTTTTTCCATTGTGCTTGAAGCTATTCCGTCTGAAGTTGCTAGAGAAATTACAGAGCGAATTTCAATCCCCACAATTGGGATCGGCGCTGGGCCTGATACAGACGGGCAGGTTTTAGTTTATCACGATATTCTGGGGCTTTTTGATAAATTTACACCAAAGTTTGTTAAAAAGTTTGCCGCTCTTCGTGGTGAAAGTATTAGCGCTGTAAGTTCTTATTGTGAAGAAGTGCTTTCAGGAACATTCCCCGGAAGAGATTATTTTACTTCCATGGATGCAGAGGAACTTAAGATATTTACAACTTTGCTCATGGAAAAAGATAATAGTTAA
- a CDS encoding sensor histidine kinase KdpD — protein sequence MNETKKSADVNSIKTKDALGVGLHLIPKVEPEKLLIIQRRVHEKMDDYKGYSFSSTEKRALMIFFDLAQEFDDLEEFFAVCTSVLKVLFNIDCRLYIASGQDEFISVGGTEGKSPVCTSVPLEKELTAGHLFIPIRGNHELIGQLDFKPAGDVIGCYEIYTFEDLSDHQSLFFEKFVNRVGFQLHSKLLRRRSQEHLEFVRNLVKDVGHNVIVPNMYFKLFYNRLRDRIESLQTLSDGLDNNSIEEIKNALNTLYTGLVSQFNEIHSHYEQTSLFLETLLRRRHFEEGRYIVEKRPCNLLKQIIEPQIERYRSRFEERGIRIDLSMGGVPDREVRIVADVGLISQVYANLFSNAVKYTREVVLPSGHCDKFTAYGWEHLENFFENGWDGLKLNVFTSGPPITLEDREQLFQAGFRCENTGNEYGSGHGLFFVRQVVELHGGNVGYESGDRGNNFYFILPFGTE from the coding sequence ATGAATGAGACAAAAAAAAGTGCAGATGTTAATTCAATTAAAACAAAAGATGCTCTAGGTGTGGGCTTACACCTGATTCCAAAGGTTGAACCGGAAAAGTTGTTAATTATACAACGTCGTGTTCATGAAAAAATGGATGATTATAAAGGGTACAGTTTTTCTTCAACAGAGAAACGGGCCTTGATGATATTTTTTGATTTAGCTCAAGAATTTGATGATCTTGAAGAATTTTTTGCTGTGTGCACATCTGTTCTCAAAGTTTTGTTTAACATTGATTGCAGACTATATATCGCGTCCGGGCAGGATGAATTTATTTCTGTCGGTGGGACTGAAGGCAAATCTCCTGTCTGCACCTCCGTTCCTCTTGAAAAGGAGTTAACGGCAGGGCATCTTTTTATTCCTATTCGCGGGAATCATGAACTCATCGGACAACTCGATTTTAAACCTGCTGGAGATGTTATCGGTTGTTATGAGATCTACACGTTTGAGGATCTTTCTGATCATCAATCGCTGTTTTTTGAGAAATTTGTTAACCGTGTCGGTTTTCAACTGCACAGTAAGCTTTTGCGCCGCAGAAGTCAGGAGCATTTAGAATTTGTCCGCAATCTTGTTAAAGATGTAGGGCATAATGTTATTGTTCCTAATATGTATTTTAAGCTGTTCTATAATCGGCTTAGAGATCGTATTGAGAGCCTTCAGACGCTTAGTGACGGGCTGGATAACAACTCCATTGAAGAAATAAAAAATGCACTGAATACGTTGTATACTGGATTAGTCTCACAGTTTAATGAAATTCACAGTCATTACGAGCAGACAAGTCTATTTCTGGAAACTTTGCTAAGGCGCAGGCATTTTGAAGAAGGACGATATATCGTTGAGAAGAGGCCATGCAACCTTCTTAAGCAAATAATTGAACCACAGATTGAGCGATATAGGTCAAGGTTTGAGGAACGGGGGATCAGGATAGATTTGAGTATGGGAGGAGTACCTGATCGTGAAGTGCGGATTGTTGCTGATGTCGGGCTTATCTCGCAGGTCTACGCAAACCTTTTTTCTAACGCCGTAAAATATACCCGTGAAGTTGTTCTTCCGAGTGGCCATTGTGATAAGTTTACTGCGTATGGATGGGAACATCTGGAAAATTTTTTTGAGAATGGCTGGGACGGATTAAAGTTGAATGTTTTTACCTCTGGTCCTCCAATAACTCTGGAAGACCGTGAACAGCTATTTCAGGCTGGATTTCGGTGTGAAAATACAGGTAATGAGTACGGGTCAGGACATGGCTTGTTCTTTGTAAGACAGGTTGTAGAGCTTCATGGCGGAAATGTCGGGTATGAAAGCGGTGATCGGGGAAATAATTTTTATTTTATTTTGCCATTTGGTACTGAGTAA